The following DNA comes from Candidatus Ozemobacteraceae bacterium.
CGCCCCCTGCCGGTCGATCTCTCACCGAGTCCGAACGCCGGGTCGGCGCTCATCATGCCCGTCAAACTCGCGGGCAAGCCGGTCGCCCTCCTGTTCATCTTCCGGCACCCCGAGGACGGGGAGTTCACGCCCGAGCACCAGAGTTTTCTCGAGATCCTGACGCCGTTTTTGGGCTCGCTTCTCGAAAATTTCCGGCTGCATACCGAGATGATTCACAAAAACTCGCGTCTCTCGGCCCTTTACGACATCTCCCAGCGGACCGAGTCGATGATCGATCTGCGCGACGTCTACGACGCCCTGGGAAAGGTCATCAAGAGTTTCATCGACTTCGACGCCTACCTGCTGTACCTGCTGAGCCCCGACGGCACGATGCTCGAGGCCCGCTCGACCGCTCCGAACGCCCCGTACCCCATCCGGATCGCGGTGGGCGAGGGCCAGATCGGAAAGGCGGCCCGGGAACAAAAACCGTATCTCACATATACTGAAGAATATAAATCTGTTCTTATTCTTCCCGTCGTCGTCTCGGGAAAACTGATGGGCGTCGTCACGGTCGCGAGCCGAAAATCCTACGCCTATCGCGACGAAGACATCATCGGCCTGCGGATCATTACGACACAGATCGCCTCGATCGATCACCTGTTCCGCGATCTCCTCAGGCTGCGCGGCTTCACGCAGCACATCCTCGAGTCCATGACGTCGGGCGTCCTCATTTTCGACAACAACGGCGTCGTCACCTTCGCGAACCACGAGATGACGCGCATTCTCGACCGGCCCGTTCCCGAGAACTGGACGGCGGCGAAGGGCGGGGACGTCATGCCCCCGCCGCTGCTCGCGCTGATCGCCGAGGTGCTCGAAAACAAGATCACCCTCGAAAACAGCAAGGTCCGCCTGGAGCACGTCTCTCCGCCGTGCATCCTCGAAGTGCATGCGTTCCCCTTCCGCGACGAACAGGGCATTCTCGGGACGGCGTTCTTCTGCAAGGACGTCACGCAGGTTTCGCGTCTCGAGGAACAGTTGAAGCGTGCCGACAGGCTTTCCGCCCTCGGCGTGCTGGCCGCGGGCGTCGCGCACGAGATCCGCAACCCCCTCACGGGCATGAAAATGATCGTCCAGCTGCTCGCGGCAGACCTGGGCACGGAAGACCCGAAGCGCGAACCCCTTTCCATCATCCAGAACGAGATCGACCGGCTCGAGCGCATTATCGCCAATCTTCTCGATTTCGCACGGCCCAGCAAGCCCAAGGAGATCCCGATCGACCTTCGCGATATCCTCAACGCTTGTCTCCTGTTGATTCACAACCAGATCAACAAGGCCGGCCTCACCCTCGAAACGCATTTTCCGAAAGATCTTCCGACCGTCATCGGCGATCCCGACCAGCTCAAACAGGTGTTTCTCAACATCCTGACCAACGCGGTTCACGCGACGAAGCCGGAAGGAAAACTCGACGTGCTCATCGAACCCCGGCCGGAAGGGCTGGTGGCGGCGGTTCGCGACACCGGCTGCGGCATCCCCGCAGGGAAACTTCGGACGATTTTCGACCCCTTCATGACGACGAAGGAGGACGGAACCGGTCTTGGCCTTTCCGTCGCCCTGCGCATCGTCGAAGAGCACGGCGGCCGCATCGACGTCGACAGCGTCGAAGGGCAGGGAACGACGTTCTCCGTCTGCCTGCCCCTGCCGCCCCAGGCGAACGGAGCGTCGACGAATGCATGATCCGCGGTTTCCCGTCTGGGGCATCACCGGCCCGATCGGAGCCGGCAAGACGACGCTGGCGGAGATCCTCGCCCGGTCGGGCGCGATGAATCTCGAAGTCGATCGGATCGGGCACGCGCTTCTCGGACGCAAAGAGGTGCAGGAACGTCTCATCCGGGCGTTCGGCGACACGATCGTGACCGATGCCGGAATCGATCGGCGGCGGCTGGGCGAGCTGGCGTTCGCATCATCCGAAGCGACGGCCCGATTGAACCGAATCATGCACCCGGCCATGATCGATGACGTGGAGCGGATTCTCCGCGACGAGCGCGAACGGGGAACGCCGCTCGTTCTGTTGAACGCCGCTCTCCTGTACACCATGGGACTCGATCGGCTCTGCAGAGTCGTCCTCTACGTTCGCGCGGCCGACGCCATCCGCCTCGACCGGATCGTGTCGACCCGCGGACTGCCCGTCGAGTCGGCCCGGGCACGCCTCCTTGCGCAGGACCGCGAGCCTGTGGATGACGGGCGCGTGATTTTCTGCGACAATGAAACGTCCGTCAGCGATCTCGAATGCTGGGTGAAAGCCCGTCTGGGGCCGTTGCTTCCCGAGAAAATGAAGAGTTCCATGGAGAAGACCGTATGAAAGCCGAACATCGTCATGATGACCTCGTGAAGGCGCTGGATGCAATTTCTGGCGTGACGGCGGTTCCTCACTGCCTCCTGCCGATGCTCGCGGCGCAGACCCTGTTCGTGCCGGCCGGTTGCTCCGACCCGGAGGGGGGAGCGCTCTGGATCTATACCGCTCCCGGCCTGAACTCGTTGAAGGAGCCTGCCGGCGAATACGCGGATATGACGATGGCTGAAATTCTCGCCCGAATGGATCGGGAGGGAAAGGGGAGCCTGGTCGTCGACCCGGGCCTCCCGCATCAGCTCCCGATCCGGGGAGAAGACCTCGAGGTTCTCCGCACGCAGGTTGAGACTTCGGGACGGCGGGGTGGCGGCTCCGAGTCCGTGGAGTGTGCGACCGGCAGCGAGTTGGCGCTGGCTGCCCCCGAACCTCTTCCGCCCGCCTCCTTCCTCGATGCGCTGAAGACGGCGTTGCGCTCGGGGGGCAGGTTCAAACGTGCCTGGCTATTCGAGGCGCTTTTTCCGGGCCAGAAAAATGGGGAACTCTGCATCGGCGTCGAGCCGCTTCCAGAGACCGATCTCGCCGCTCTCGAGCGCTGTCTCGGCGATGCCGCCCAGAAACATGCCGGCCAGGTGGCGGATCGCGGAAGTCTCGCGTTTTTGCCCCTCCAGGATGCCGAATTGATCGACATCGTGGCGAGTATCGGCCTGCTTCTCGACGAGGGAGACCGCCGATGAGCGTTCCGCAGAGCCGGCAGGAAAACGCCACGCGCACGGCCGTCATCTGTATCGCGCAGTATCATATTGCATCCACCCTGTCGGACCAGGTGATGGCGGCCGGATATGCCGTACAGCTCGAGAATCCGGGGGAGGGGCTGTACGAGAGAATCGTCAGACACAGTCCCGGCCTGGTCGTCTTCGACGGCGAGGCCGACCTGGAGGCGTCGCTCAGGATCGCGCGCCGGCTCGAGCAACTCTGGGTTCATCGCATCGTTGCGATCGGCC
Coding sequences within:
- a CDS encoding ATP-binding protein; protein product: MSSEKPVIAISLLREIAQAISHLSPDRAMRFLVDSAVAVTESRGGVLLTPHEKLREMVPMIESLQHEQDRPAWSAVFLGACYKTFLNGIMERYSRERPLPVDLSPSPNAGSALIMPVKLAGKPVALLFIFRHPEDGEFTPEHQSFLEILTPFLGSLLENFRLHTEMIHKNSRLSALYDISQRTESMIDLRDVYDALGKVIKSFIDFDAYLLYLLSPDGTMLEARSTAPNAPYPIRIAVGEGQIGKAAREQKPYLTYTEEYKSVLILPVVVSGKLMGVVTVASRKSYAYRDEDIIGLRIITTQIASIDHLFRDLLRLRGFTQHILESMTSGVLIFDNNGVVTFANHEMTRILDRPVPENWTAAKGGDVMPPPLLALIAEVLENKITLENSKVRLEHVSPPCILEVHAFPFRDEQGILGTAFFCKDVTQVSRLEEQLKRADRLSALGVLAAGVAHEIRNPLTGMKMIVQLLAADLGTEDPKREPLSIIQNEIDRLERIIANLLDFARPSKPKEIPIDLRDILNACLLLIHNQINKAGLTLETHFPKDLPTVIGDPDQLKQVFLNILTNAVHATKPEGKLDVLIEPRPEGLVAAVRDTGCGIPAGKLRTIFDPFMTTKEDGTGLGLSVALRIVEEHGGRIDVDSVEGQGTTFSVCLPLPPQANGASTNA
- the coaE gene encoding dephospho-CoA kinase (Dephospho-CoA kinase (CoaE) performs the final step in coenzyme A biosynthesis.); amino-acid sequence: MHDPRFPVWGITGPIGAGKTTLAEILARSGAMNLEVDRIGHALLGRKEVQERLIRAFGDTIVTDAGIDRRRLGELAFASSEATARLNRIMHPAMIDDVERILRDERERGTPLVLLNAALLYTMGLDRLCRVVLYVRAADAIRLDRIVSTRGLPVESARARLLAQDREPVDDGRVIFCDNETSVSDLECWVKARLGPLLPEKMKSSMEKTV